One Astyanax mexicanus isolate ESR-SI-001 chromosome 3, AstMex3_surface, whole genome shotgun sequence genomic region harbors:
- the elavl3 gene encoding ELAV-like protein 3 isoform X4 encodes MVTIISTMETQVSNGPSGTSMPNGPVISTNGATDDSKTNLIVNYLPQNMTQEEFKSLFGSIGEIESCKLVRDKITGQSLGYGFVNYVDPNDADKAINTLNGLKLQTKTIKVSYARPSSASIRDANLYVSGLPKTMSQKDMEQLFSQYGRIITSRILVDQVTGISRGVGFIRFDKRNEAEEAIKGLNGQKPLGAAEPITVKFANNPSQKTGQALLTQLYQTAARRYTGPLHHQTQRFRLDNLLNATYGVKRFSPITIDSMTSLAGVNLTGPTGAGWCIFVYNLSPEADESVLWQLFGPFGAVTNVKVIRDFTTNKCKGFGFVTMTNYDEAAMAIASLNGYRLGDRVLQVSFKTSKQHKA; translated from the exons ATAATCAGCACCATGGAAACTCAGGTGTCCAACGGTCCGAGCGGAACCAGCATGCCTAACGGCCCGGTGATCAGCACCAACGGCGCTACCGACGACAGCAAGACCAACCTGATCGTCAACTACCTGCCCCAGAACATGACCCAGGAGGAGTTCAAGAGCCTGTTCGGCAGCATCGGAGAAATCGAGTCCTGCAAACTCGTCAGAGACAAGATAACAG GTCAGAGTTTGGGTTACGGGTTCGTAAACTACGTTGATCCCAACGACGCCGACAAGGCCATCAACACCCTCAACGGCCTCAAACTGCAGACCAAAACCATCAAG GTGTCGTACGCCCGGCCGAGCTCCGCCTCCATCAGGGACGCTAACCTGTACGTGAGTGGACTCCCCAAGACCATGAGCCAGAAGGACATGGAGCAGCTGTTCTCCCAGTACGGCCGTATCATCACCTCCCGCATCCTGGTGGACCAGGTTACAG GCATATCACGAGGGGTGGGCTTCATCCGGTTTGACAAGAGGAACGAGGCTGAGGAGGCCATCAAAGGACTGAACGGCCAGAAGCCCCTGGGAGCCGCCGAGCCAATCACCGTCAAGTTCGCCAACAACCCCAGCCAGAAGACGGGCCAAGCCCTGCTCACCCAGCTGTACCAAACCGCCGCCCGCCGCTACACCGGCCCCCTGCACCACCAGACCCAGCGCTTCAG ACTCGACAATTTACTAAACGCCACCTACGGAGTCAAGAG GTTCTCGCCGATCACCATCGACAGCATGACCAGTCTGGCGGGGGTCAACCTGACCGGCCCCACCGGCGCCGGCTGGTGCATCTTCGTCTACAACCTGTCGCCCGAAGCCGACGAGAGCGTCCTGTGGCAGCTGTTCGGGCCGTTCGGCGCCGTCACCAACGTCAAGGTCATCCGCGACTTCACCACCAACAAGTGCAAGGGCTTCGGCTTCGTCACCATGACCAACTACGACGAGGCGGCCATGGCCATCGCCAGCCTGAACGGGTACCGCCTGGGCGACCGCGTCCTGCAGGTCTCCTTCAAGACCAGCAAGCAGCACAAGGCCTGA
- the elavl3 gene encoding ELAV-like protein 3 isoform X6 yields the protein MVTIISTMETQVSNGPSGTSMPNGPVISTNGATDDSKTNLIVNYLPQNMTQEEFKSLFGSIGEIESCKLVRDKITGQSLGYGFVNYVDPNDADKAINTLNGLKLQTKTIKVSYARPSSASIRDANLYVSGLPKTMSQKDMEQLFSQYGRIITSRILVDQVTAGISRGVGFIRFDKRNEAEEAIKGLNGQKPLGAAEPITVKFANNPSQKTGQALLTQLYQTAARRYTGPLHHQTQRFRFSPITIDSMTSLAGVNLTGPTGAGWCIFVYNLSPEADESVLWQLFGPFGAVTNVKVIRDFTTNKCKGFGFVTMTNYDEAAMAIASLNGYRLGDRVLQVSFKTSKQHKA from the exons ATAATCAGCACCATGGAAACTCAGGTGTCCAACGGTCCGAGCGGAACCAGCATGCCTAACGGCCCGGTGATCAGCACCAACGGCGCTACCGACGACAGCAAGACCAACCTGATCGTCAACTACCTGCCCCAGAACATGACCCAGGAGGAGTTCAAGAGCCTGTTCGGCAGCATCGGAGAAATCGAGTCCTGCAAACTCGTCAGAGACAAGATAACAG GTCAGAGTTTGGGTTACGGGTTCGTAAACTACGTTGATCCCAACGACGCCGACAAGGCCATCAACACCCTCAACGGCCTCAAACTGCAGACCAAAACCATCAAG GTGTCGTACGCCCGGCCGAGCTCCGCCTCCATCAGGGACGCTAACCTGTACGTGAGTGGACTCCCCAAGACCATGAGCCAGAAGGACATGGAGCAGCTGTTCTCCCAGTACGGCCGTATCATCACCTCCCGCATCCTGGTGGACCAGGTTACAG CAGGCATATCACGAGGGGTGGGCTTCATCCGGTTTGACAAGAGGAACGAGGCTGAGGAGGCCATCAAAGGACTGAACGGCCAGAAGCCCCTGGGAGCCGCCGAGCCAATCACCGTCAAGTTCGCCAACAACCCCAGCCAGAAGACGGGCCAAGCCCTGCTCACCCAGCTGTACCAAACCGCCGCCCGCCGCTACACCGGCCCCCTGCACCACCAGACCCAGCGCTTCAG GTTCTCGCCGATCACCATCGACAGCATGACCAGTCTGGCGGGGGTCAACCTGACCGGCCCCACCGGCGCCGGCTGGTGCATCTTCGTCTACAACCTGTCGCCCGAAGCCGACGAGAGCGTCCTGTGGCAGCTGTTCGGGCCGTTCGGCGCCGTCACCAACGTCAAGGTCATCCGCGACTTCACCACCAACAAGTGCAAGGGCTTCGGCTTCGTCACCATGACCAACTACGACGAGGCGGCCATGGCCATCGCCAGCCTGAACGGGTACCGCCTGGGCGACCGCGTCCTGCAGGTCTCCTTCAAGACCAGCAAGCAGCACAAGGCCTGA
- the elavl3 gene encoding ELAV-like protein 3 isoform X1 — translation MVTIISTMETQVSNGPSGTSMPNGPVISTNGATDDSKTNLIVNYLPQNMTQEEFKSLFGSIGEIESCKLVRDKITGQSLGYGFVNYVDPNDADKAINTLNGLKLQTKTIKVSYARPSSASIRDANLYVSGLPKTMSQKDMEQLFSQYGRIITSRILVDQVTAGISRGVGFIRFDKRNEAEEAIKGLNGQKPLGAAEPITVKFANNPSQKTGQALLTQLYQTAARRYTGPLHHQTQRFRLDNLLNATYGVKSSPSLLPRFSPITIDSMTSLAGVNLTGPTGAGWCIFVYNLSPEADESVLWQLFGPFGAVTNVKVIRDFTTNKCKGFGFVTMTNYDEAAMAIASLNGYRLGDRVLQVSFKTSKQHKA, via the exons ATAATCAGCACCATGGAAACTCAGGTGTCCAACGGTCCGAGCGGAACCAGCATGCCTAACGGCCCGGTGATCAGCACCAACGGCGCTACCGACGACAGCAAGACCAACCTGATCGTCAACTACCTGCCCCAGAACATGACCCAGGAGGAGTTCAAGAGCCTGTTCGGCAGCATCGGAGAAATCGAGTCCTGCAAACTCGTCAGAGACAAGATAACAG GTCAGAGTTTGGGTTACGGGTTCGTAAACTACGTTGATCCCAACGACGCCGACAAGGCCATCAACACCCTCAACGGCCTCAAACTGCAGACCAAAACCATCAAG GTGTCGTACGCCCGGCCGAGCTCCGCCTCCATCAGGGACGCTAACCTGTACGTGAGTGGACTCCCCAAGACCATGAGCCAGAAGGACATGGAGCAGCTGTTCTCCCAGTACGGCCGTATCATCACCTCCCGCATCCTGGTGGACCAGGTTACAG CAGGCATATCACGAGGGGTGGGCTTCATCCGGTTTGACAAGAGGAACGAGGCTGAGGAGGCCATCAAAGGACTGAACGGCCAGAAGCCCCTGGGAGCCGCCGAGCCAATCACCGTCAAGTTCGCCAACAACCCCAGCCAGAAGACGGGCCAAGCCCTGCTCACCCAGCTGTACCAAACCGCCGCCCGCCGCTACACCGGCCCCCTGCACCACCAGACCCAGCGCTTCAG ACTCGACAATTTACTAAACGCCACCTACGGAGTCAAGAG TTCTCCATCTCTGCTCCCCAGGTTCTCGCCGATCACCATCGACAGCATGACCAGTCTGGCGGGGGTCAACCTGACCGGCCCCACCGGCGCCGGCTGGTGCATCTTCGTCTACAACCTGTCGCCCGAAGCCGACGAGAGCGTCCTGTGGCAGCTGTTCGGGCCGTTCGGCGCCGTCACCAACGTCAAGGTCATCCGCGACTTCACCACCAACAAGTGCAAGGGCTTCGGCTTCGTCACCATGACCAACTACGACGAGGCGGCCATGGCCATCGCCAGCCTGAACGGGTACCGCCTGGGCGACCGCGTCCTGCAGGTCTCCTTCAAGACCAGCAAGCAGCACAAGGCCTGA
- the elavl3 gene encoding ELAV-like protein 3 isoform X5: MVTIISTMETQVSNGPSGTSMPNGPVISTNGATDDSKTNLIVNYLPQNMTQEEFKSLFGSIGEIESCKLVRDKITGQSLGYGFVNYVDPNDADKAINTLNGLKLQTKTIKVSYARPSSASIRDANLYVSGLPKTMSQKDMEQLFSQYGRIITSRILVDQVTAGISRGVGFIRFDKRNEAEEAIKGLNGQKPLGAAEPITVKFANNPSQKTGQALLTQLYQTAARRYTGPLHHQTQRFSSPSLLPRFSPITIDSMTSLAGVNLTGPTGAGWCIFVYNLSPEADESVLWQLFGPFGAVTNVKVIRDFTTNKCKGFGFVTMTNYDEAAMAIASLNGYRLGDRVLQVSFKTSKQHKA; this comes from the exons ATAATCAGCACCATGGAAACTCAGGTGTCCAACGGTCCGAGCGGAACCAGCATGCCTAACGGCCCGGTGATCAGCACCAACGGCGCTACCGACGACAGCAAGACCAACCTGATCGTCAACTACCTGCCCCAGAACATGACCCAGGAGGAGTTCAAGAGCCTGTTCGGCAGCATCGGAGAAATCGAGTCCTGCAAACTCGTCAGAGACAAGATAACAG GTCAGAGTTTGGGTTACGGGTTCGTAAACTACGTTGATCCCAACGACGCCGACAAGGCCATCAACACCCTCAACGGCCTCAAACTGCAGACCAAAACCATCAAG GTGTCGTACGCCCGGCCGAGCTCCGCCTCCATCAGGGACGCTAACCTGTACGTGAGTGGACTCCCCAAGACCATGAGCCAGAAGGACATGGAGCAGCTGTTCTCCCAGTACGGCCGTATCATCACCTCCCGCATCCTGGTGGACCAGGTTACAG CAGGCATATCACGAGGGGTGGGCTTCATCCGGTTTGACAAGAGGAACGAGGCTGAGGAGGCCATCAAAGGACTGAACGGCCAGAAGCCCCTGGGAGCCGCCGAGCCAATCACCGTCAAGTTCGCCAACAACCCCAGCCAGAAGACGGGCCAAGCCCTGCTCACCCAGCTGTACCAAACCGCCGCCCGCCGCTACACCGGCCCCCTGCACCACCAGACCCAGCGCTTCAG TTCTCCATCTCTGCTCCCCAGGTTCTCGCCGATCACCATCGACAGCATGACCAGTCTGGCGGGGGTCAACCTGACCGGCCCCACCGGCGCCGGCTGGTGCATCTTCGTCTACAACCTGTCGCCCGAAGCCGACGAGAGCGTCCTGTGGCAGCTGTTCGGGCCGTTCGGCGCCGTCACCAACGTCAAGGTCATCCGCGACTTCACCACCAACAAGTGCAAGGGCTTCGGCTTCGTCACCATGACCAACTACGACGAGGCGGCCATGGCCATCGCCAGCCTGAACGGGTACCGCCTGGGCGACCGCGTCCTGCAGGTCTCCTTCAAGACCAGCAAGCAGCACAAGGCCTGA
- the elavl3 gene encoding ELAV-like protein 3 isoform X3: MVTIISTMETQVSNGPSGTSMPNGPVISTNGATDDSKTNLIVNYLPQNMTQEEFKSLFGSIGEIESCKLVRDKITGQSLGYGFVNYVDPNDADKAINTLNGLKLQTKTIKVSYARPSSASIRDANLYVSGLPKTMSQKDMEQLFSQYGRIITSRILVDQVTAGISRGVGFIRFDKRNEAEEAIKGLNGQKPLGAAEPITVKFANNPSQKTGQALLTQLYQTAARRYTGPLHHQTQRFRLDNLLNATYGVKRFSPITIDSMTSLAGVNLTGPTGAGWCIFVYNLSPEADESVLWQLFGPFGAVTNVKVIRDFTTNKCKGFGFVTMTNYDEAAMAIASLNGYRLGDRVLQVSFKTSKQHKA; encoded by the exons ATAATCAGCACCATGGAAACTCAGGTGTCCAACGGTCCGAGCGGAACCAGCATGCCTAACGGCCCGGTGATCAGCACCAACGGCGCTACCGACGACAGCAAGACCAACCTGATCGTCAACTACCTGCCCCAGAACATGACCCAGGAGGAGTTCAAGAGCCTGTTCGGCAGCATCGGAGAAATCGAGTCCTGCAAACTCGTCAGAGACAAGATAACAG GTCAGAGTTTGGGTTACGGGTTCGTAAACTACGTTGATCCCAACGACGCCGACAAGGCCATCAACACCCTCAACGGCCTCAAACTGCAGACCAAAACCATCAAG GTGTCGTACGCCCGGCCGAGCTCCGCCTCCATCAGGGACGCTAACCTGTACGTGAGTGGACTCCCCAAGACCATGAGCCAGAAGGACATGGAGCAGCTGTTCTCCCAGTACGGCCGTATCATCACCTCCCGCATCCTGGTGGACCAGGTTACAG CAGGCATATCACGAGGGGTGGGCTTCATCCGGTTTGACAAGAGGAACGAGGCTGAGGAGGCCATCAAAGGACTGAACGGCCAGAAGCCCCTGGGAGCCGCCGAGCCAATCACCGTCAAGTTCGCCAACAACCCCAGCCAGAAGACGGGCCAAGCCCTGCTCACCCAGCTGTACCAAACCGCCGCCCGCCGCTACACCGGCCCCCTGCACCACCAGACCCAGCGCTTCAG ACTCGACAATTTACTAAACGCCACCTACGGAGTCAAGAG GTTCTCGCCGATCACCATCGACAGCATGACCAGTCTGGCGGGGGTCAACCTGACCGGCCCCACCGGCGCCGGCTGGTGCATCTTCGTCTACAACCTGTCGCCCGAAGCCGACGAGAGCGTCCTGTGGCAGCTGTTCGGGCCGTTCGGCGCCGTCACCAACGTCAAGGTCATCCGCGACTTCACCACCAACAAGTGCAAGGGCTTCGGCTTCGTCACCATGACCAACTACGACGAGGCGGCCATGGCCATCGCCAGCCTGAACGGGTACCGCCTGGGCGACCGCGTCCTGCAGGTCTCCTTCAAGACCAGCAAGCAGCACAAGGCCTGA
- the elavl3 gene encoding ELAV-like protein 3 isoform X7: MVTIISTMETQVSNGPSGTSMPNGPVISTNGATDDSKTNLIVNYLPQNMTQEEFKSLFGSIGEIESCKLVRDKITGQSLGYGFVNYVDPNDADKAINTLNGLKLQTKTIKVSYARPSSASIRDANLYVSGLPKTMSQKDMEQLFSQYGRIITSRILVDQVTGISRGVGFIRFDKRNEAEEAIKGLNGQKPLGAAEPITVKFANNPSQKTGQALLTQLYQTAARRYTGPLHHQTQRFRFSPITIDSMTSLAGVNLTGPTGAGWCIFVYNLSPEADESVLWQLFGPFGAVTNVKVIRDFTTNKCKGFGFVTMTNYDEAAMAIASLNGYRLGDRVLQVSFKTSKQHKA; the protein is encoded by the exons ATAATCAGCACCATGGAAACTCAGGTGTCCAACGGTCCGAGCGGAACCAGCATGCCTAACGGCCCGGTGATCAGCACCAACGGCGCTACCGACGACAGCAAGACCAACCTGATCGTCAACTACCTGCCCCAGAACATGACCCAGGAGGAGTTCAAGAGCCTGTTCGGCAGCATCGGAGAAATCGAGTCCTGCAAACTCGTCAGAGACAAGATAACAG GTCAGAGTTTGGGTTACGGGTTCGTAAACTACGTTGATCCCAACGACGCCGACAAGGCCATCAACACCCTCAACGGCCTCAAACTGCAGACCAAAACCATCAAG GTGTCGTACGCCCGGCCGAGCTCCGCCTCCATCAGGGACGCTAACCTGTACGTGAGTGGACTCCCCAAGACCATGAGCCAGAAGGACATGGAGCAGCTGTTCTCCCAGTACGGCCGTATCATCACCTCCCGCATCCTGGTGGACCAGGTTACAG GCATATCACGAGGGGTGGGCTTCATCCGGTTTGACAAGAGGAACGAGGCTGAGGAGGCCATCAAAGGACTGAACGGCCAGAAGCCCCTGGGAGCCGCCGAGCCAATCACCGTCAAGTTCGCCAACAACCCCAGCCAGAAGACGGGCCAAGCCCTGCTCACCCAGCTGTACCAAACCGCCGCCCGCCGCTACACCGGCCCCCTGCACCACCAGACCCAGCGCTTCAG GTTCTCGCCGATCACCATCGACAGCATGACCAGTCTGGCGGGGGTCAACCTGACCGGCCCCACCGGCGCCGGCTGGTGCATCTTCGTCTACAACCTGTCGCCCGAAGCCGACGAGAGCGTCCTGTGGCAGCTGTTCGGGCCGTTCGGCGCCGTCACCAACGTCAAGGTCATCCGCGACTTCACCACCAACAAGTGCAAGGGCTTCGGCTTCGTCACCATGACCAACTACGACGAGGCGGCCATGGCCATCGCCAGCCTGAACGGGTACCGCCTGGGCGACCGCGTCCTGCAGGTCTCCTTCAAGACCAGCAAGCAGCACAAGGCCTGA
- the elavl3 gene encoding ELAV-like protein 3 isoform X2, with translation MVTIISTMETQVSNGPSGTSMPNGPVISTNGATDDSKTNLIVNYLPQNMTQEEFKSLFGSIGEIESCKLVRDKITGQSLGYGFVNYVDPNDADKAINTLNGLKLQTKTIKVSYARPSSASIRDANLYVSGLPKTMSQKDMEQLFSQYGRIITSRILVDQVTGISRGVGFIRFDKRNEAEEAIKGLNGQKPLGAAEPITVKFANNPSQKTGQALLTQLYQTAARRYTGPLHHQTQRFRLDNLLNATYGVKSSPSLLPRFSPITIDSMTSLAGVNLTGPTGAGWCIFVYNLSPEADESVLWQLFGPFGAVTNVKVIRDFTTNKCKGFGFVTMTNYDEAAMAIASLNGYRLGDRVLQVSFKTSKQHKA, from the exons ATAATCAGCACCATGGAAACTCAGGTGTCCAACGGTCCGAGCGGAACCAGCATGCCTAACGGCCCGGTGATCAGCACCAACGGCGCTACCGACGACAGCAAGACCAACCTGATCGTCAACTACCTGCCCCAGAACATGACCCAGGAGGAGTTCAAGAGCCTGTTCGGCAGCATCGGAGAAATCGAGTCCTGCAAACTCGTCAGAGACAAGATAACAG GTCAGAGTTTGGGTTACGGGTTCGTAAACTACGTTGATCCCAACGACGCCGACAAGGCCATCAACACCCTCAACGGCCTCAAACTGCAGACCAAAACCATCAAG GTGTCGTACGCCCGGCCGAGCTCCGCCTCCATCAGGGACGCTAACCTGTACGTGAGTGGACTCCCCAAGACCATGAGCCAGAAGGACATGGAGCAGCTGTTCTCCCAGTACGGCCGTATCATCACCTCCCGCATCCTGGTGGACCAGGTTACAG GCATATCACGAGGGGTGGGCTTCATCCGGTTTGACAAGAGGAACGAGGCTGAGGAGGCCATCAAAGGACTGAACGGCCAGAAGCCCCTGGGAGCCGCCGAGCCAATCACCGTCAAGTTCGCCAACAACCCCAGCCAGAAGACGGGCCAAGCCCTGCTCACCCAGCTGTACCAAACCGCCGCCCGCCGCTACACCGGCCCCCTGCACCACCAGACCCAGCGCTTCAG ACTCGACAATTTACTAAACGCCACCTACGGAGTCAAGAG TTCTCCATCTCTGCTCCCCAGGTTCTCGCCGATCACCATCGACAGCATGACCAGTCTGGCGGGGGTCAACCTGACCGGCCCCACCGGCGCCGGCTGGTGCATCTTCGTCTACAACCTGTCGCCCGAAGCCGACGAGAGCGTCCTGTGGCAGCTGTTCGGGCCGTTCGGCGCCGTCACCAACGTCAAGGTCATCCGCGACTTCACCACCAACAAGTGCAAGGGCTTCGGCTTCGTCACCATGACCAACTACGACGAGGCGGCCATGGCCATCGCCAGCCTGAACGGGTACCGCCTGGGCGACCGCGTCCTGCAGGTCTCCTTCAAGACCAGCAAGCAGCACAAGGCCTGA